The nucleotide sequence TTGTTCAGCTTCTGTAGCAGTAACTGATGCTGTTTTTAATGACAACTGTTCAGGGGCTTCTATTGCTTATAATTTAACAGGTGCAACTACTAAAACAATAACTAATGGACAAGTAGGAACTTTTACTTTTAACAAAGGAACAACTACTATCAACTATACCGTAACCGATGCGGCTGGAAATACAACTACTGGTTCTAAAGACATCGTTATTAGTGATACTATTTTACCAACATTAACCGCTGGTGCGAATCAATCAGCAAACATTAGTTCTGGTTGTTCGATTGCGGTAGCGGTAACTGATGCTGTTTTTAATGACAACTGTTCAGGGGCTTCTATTGCTTATACTTTAACAGGTGCAACTACTAAAACAATAACTAATGGACAAGTAGGAACTTTTACTTTTAACAAAGGAACAACTACTATCAACTATACCGTAACTGATGCGGTTGGAAATACAACTACTGGTTCTAAAGACATCGTTATTAGTGATACTATTTTACCAACATTAACCGCTGGTGCGAATCAATCAGCGAACATTAGTTCAGGTTGTTCAGCTTCTGTAGCAGTAACCGATGCTGTTTTTAACGACAACTGTTCAGGGGCTTCTATTGCTTATACTTTAACAGGTGCAACTACTAAAACAATAACTAATGGACAAGTAGGAACCTATACATTTAACAAAGGAACAACAACCATCAACTATACCGTAACTGATGCGTCTGGAAATATGACTACTGGTTCTAAAGACATCGTTATTAGTGATACTATCTTACCAACTTTAACCGCTGGCGCTAATCAATCAGCGAATATTAGTTCAGGTTGTTCAACTTCTGTAACAGTAACCGATGCCGTTTTTAATGACAACTGTTCAGGGGCTACAATTGCTTATACTTTAACAGGGGCAACTACGGCTGCTTCCACTTCTGGACAAGTTGGGACTTTTACTTTTAACAAAGGAACAACTACTATCAACTATACCGTAACCGATGCAGTTGGAAACATAACTTCTGGTTCTAAAGACATCGTTATTAGCGACACTATTGCTCCCTCTTTAACAGCTGGTGCGAATCAATCTGTAAATACAGATACTGGAGTATGTACAGCATCGGTAGTTGTTACGAATGCTATTTTTAACGATAACTGCCCTGGAGCAACTATGACCTACACCTTAACAGGAGCCACTACTAAATCAGTAACTGGTGGTCAGGTAGGCACTTATACTTTTAACAAAGGCGTAACTACGATTAATTATACCGTAACAGATGCCGTAGGAAATATAACAACTGGAGCTAAAACAATTACTGTAATTGATAATGAATTACCTTCTATAACCTCTTTACCAGCTTTATCAGGAAACTGTTCTGTAACTATATCTTCTGCTCCAACTTCACCAGATAATTGTGGTACTGTAACGGCAATTACAAACGATATCAGTTTACCTCATACTTATTCAACACCTGGTTTTTATGTTATTGATTGGAATTTTACAGATTCGTCTGGAAATAGAAAAAACATATCTCAAACTGTTACAGTTACTGACAATAACGCTCCTGTTCCTAATGTTACAAATCTTCCTAATTTAAACTTTACAGGCTGTGAGCTAACTAGTTCTCAATTAACTTACCCTACAGCATACGATACTTGTAATGGCACCATTACAGGTGTACCTAATATACAATTCCCGTTTGGAGTTGTTGGAACTACAACCGTAACATGGACTTATACTGATGCGACAGGAAATGTATCTACTCAGACACAAAATATCACTTTGACTTCCGAAACCATTAATGGAGGAACTCTAAAAGGATATTTAACCGTAGAAGGAGCAGCCTCAGCAAAAACTCAGGTAGATATCACATCATGCTCTAGCGGAGGAAATGAAATTAAAATGAATCTAACTGGACAAGTAGGAACCATCATTCGTTGGGAAAAATATACTGTTGGTAATCCTATATGGGTAGCTATTTCAAATACTACTAATAATTATACCACAATATTCTACCCTGCTACCACTGAATCTACTTACTTTAGAGCCGTAGTAAAAGTTGGTACTTGTATACAATATTCTAGCAGTTTTTACGTAAGGGCATTACCTACAGATAAACCTCCTGTTTTAGACCAAACGGTATATAACATCTGCTTGAACCAAAGTATTACTTTAGTTGCTAGAAGAGGCTACACTATACAAGAAGATGCCATCGCTGGAAAAGGAGGCGATTTTGATCAAGGTCAACTTAATACGCAAGACCCAAAGGGATGGCTAGTAGATGGTAACCCCGGAGGATTTACTGCTGGAGGAAACAACACCAAGCCAAGAAATTGGTCTGCAACCAATGATCATCAATTTGGAGACATCACTTATGATAGTCAAAACTTCAAATTTGCTATTACATCAGGAAATCACAATATTAGTTCAGGTCCTAATAAATATACAGGTGCAAACCCTGCAATATTAGAAACACCTATTTTTAGTTTGGCCAAAATGAGTGCTGCTTCGTTAGATTTTGACCAAGCTTATTATTTTGCTACTGGAGATTTGGCTTACATCTATATTTCAACAGATGGAGGGGTAACATATAATATCCTAAAAACAATGCATGCAGTAGGTTCGCCACAATTACTTTGGTTCACTGATCCTAACGTAACCGCTGCGCAAAAAGTGGGTGCAACTGCAACACAATACAATTTTAAAAATGATAATACCTCCATTCCTTTAACTGCTTATTTAGGACAAACCAATTTGCGTATCAAATGGGCATTTAGAGGGACCAATGATAAAAGTGTATGGGCAATGGATAATATTTCAATTCCTACAACTCCCGTTTTAGATCAAATAGAATGGACTGATGGAATTGGAAATCCTAGCACTCCTCCTATTACTAATGGACAATTAGAAACCTCTTTTAATCTGACACCAGAAGCACCCGGAAAACATCAATATGGAGCGACCGTTCTTGTTGAAGGTTGTAGATCCTATGATCCATCGGGAACTGCATTGGCAGATGTAAACGTAAGTTATTCTTATGCAGGAAGTAATATCGTATTAGGACCAGATGTTTGTGGTTCAAATACCGTACAACTAAACGCCTATGATAACTTTAAAACCGCTAATCAAAATGCTGCTAAAGGTTCTTATACAATCCCTACTGGTTGTAAAACCTGTAATGACCCTGGTACACAAAGTGTTGGAACATGGTCTATCAGTGGTACAAGTACCTGTGGTACAGGGACGTTTTCAAATATCAATGATCCTGATGCTACTTTTACTGGCGAAGTAGGTAATTATGTATTAGCATGGACAGTAGGACCTTGTACTAGCACTGTAAATGTGACTATTTCTAATTGTTCAACTATTGACTTTGATGGCACGAATGATTATGTTGATTTTAAGAAACAAAACTATGATTTAAATAATAACTTTAGTATTGAAGTTTGGATAAAAACGGCTGCGTCGTCAAATAACATCCAAACTATCTTTTCAAAAAGAAACGCTAATATTAATGGAAGTGGTTATGATTTAAGGGTGCAAAATGATTTTGTAACCTTTATTTGGAATGGTTCTGGAAGTATTACATCTCCTTTCAAAATTACTTCAAATAGATGGTATCATATTGCAGTAACTTATACTAATAGTGAATATAGATTATATATAGATGGGTTATTAATGAATACTAAAACAGGAAGTAGTTTGCCTTTGGTTAACAACTATAGAACACTACTTGGAGCAATGGATCAGGATAGCAATAATCCTGTAAATTATTTTAGAGGTGCTATTGATGAACTACGTATTTGGAATGTTGCTTTAAATGAAGAACAAATTCATCAAATGATGAACCAAGAAATAAAAGAGCAAACAACAGGTAACAATGTTGTTTATGGAGAAATTATCCCTTTACCTATTTATGGCTTGACTTGGTCAAATTTAAAAGGATACTATCGTATGGACCAATTTGGATGTGGGTATTTAAAACCTAATTTTGGGGTAGGCGCTGATGGTAAATTAAAAAATATAACTACTTCTGAACCTCAAACAGCTCCTCTACCCTATTATTCTGTGAGAAATGGAGATTGGACCAATACCTCTGCAGCTACACCATGGGCTTACGGGAATACAGTTTGGGATTATCCTAATAGTACAGGTATTAATGGGCAACCTATTGACTGGAACATTGTAAGAAGTTTGCATAATATTAATTCTACTGCCAAAGATATTACATTATTAGGTTTAAGATCTGAATCAGGGCAATTGACGATTGCTAATCCATCTCAAACTTTAAATGAAAATAACAATGGGCAAGGATTATCAATAACCCATTATTTAAAACTTGATGGTTTTATAGATTTAGTTGGAAAATCACAATTAGTCCAAAAACGTTATAACACTATTCAAGTTAGTGAAAGTGTTTTTGATGAAGCTAGTAGTGGCTATATTGAACGAGATCAACAAGGTCAAAAAAACAGTTTCAACTATAATTATTGGTCATCACCTGTAACTATAAGAGGAGCAGCAAACAATTCACCTTATACTTTAAATGGAGTGCTAAGAGATGGTACCGATTCATCTAATCCAAAATTAATCAACTTTGGTAGTGGAGCATTTTTTGCTGATGGACCGGTAACAAGTCCAATAAAACTGACTACCCGATGGATATGGTCTTATAATTCCAAAACATTGGCTACTAATTCTGAATTACAAAATTACTTTTTATGGAATAACATAAAAAATACTGGAGCCTTAAATACGGCTGAAGGTTTTACTATGAAAGGTACTGGTGGAAGTGCGCCAATTACAGCTAAGCAAAATTATGTTTTTACCGGAAAACCAAATTCAGGAACTATTTCAAGAGGTTTGCCTTTAGAACAAACCTATCTAATAGGAAACCCTTACCCATCAGCTCTAGATGCTGACGAATTCATAAAAGACAATCTTAAAGATTGCGTGGGATGTCGTGGGACTGCAAATGTATTTAATGGTGCGCTATACTATTGGGATCATTTAGCTAATTCAAATAATCATAATTTAGCTGAGTATGAGGGTGGTTATTCTACCTATACCTTAATGGGAGGAGTTGTTGCAGTTGTGAATGGAGATTTAAATACACAAAGCGGCCTTTCAGGAACGAGAGCTCCTGGACGATACATCCCAGTTGGTCAAGCATTTTTTGTTGATGCTGCCACAGAGGCTTCTATAGTAGGAACCACTTCGACTGTACAAGGTGGCACATTAATTTTTAAAAATAGTCAAAGAAAATTCTATCGAGAAGGAGATAGTAATTCATTATTCATGAAACCAAGTACGACTGGTAAAACAACTACAGAAAGTGATAGTGATACTCGTTCAAAAATTAGACTTGGCTTTAATCCACCTAATGGAAAACACAGACAAATATTATTAGGAGCCGATAAGAATACAACAAATTCAGCTGATATCGGATATGATGCTCCAATGTTTGACTTGAATAGTAGTGATATTTATTGGAAAATAAACAATAATCCTTATGTTATTCAAGGAGTCCCTTCATTTGATGAAGATCAAATAATTCCTGTTGGTATAACAATGGAGAAATTAGGAGAGGCGACAATAAACATTGATGCTTTAGAAAATATCCCTACTAATCTGAACATTTATTTACACGATAATGAAAGTAATACCTACCATGATATTAAAGCAAACAGTTATAAAGTAAGTTTACCAAAAGGCGCAATTAACAATCGTTTTTCAATACAATTTGCAAGTACAGCTCAGTTAGGTATTGATGACTTTCAAAATACGAATCGTTTAATTACTATTAAACATATCCAACAAACTAGTAAATTAATTATCGAAAATGAAGCCAATGAGATTACAATTAATAAAGTCAATTTATTTGATATTAATGGTAAACTCCTAAGCTCTTGGAAAATTGAAGATAATACTCAAAGTAATATTGAATTGGCAATAAAAGATGTCAGTACTGGTGTTTATATTGTTCTTGTAAACACTTCAAAAGGAAAATTAAGTCAACAAATAATAATAAATTAAACTGTTATAAAACAAACCATTAAAAAAATATTTATTGTAACATCCCTAACTTAAAAAAGTATATTGAATTTAATTTCAGTATACTTTTTTTTATAAAACTTAAGTTCCTGAATAATTATTCGCTCAACTAAGATACTTCATAAAAGTAAAAGAAGCTGTTTATCGGGATATCAAATACTTTAATCGAAAAAAGAAAAGATTCACTCACAAAAAGAGAAAAATTCATTAAATTTAATGGAATTGAAAAAAACAACCTATTGAATTTAAACCACATACCCTTCAGTAAGAAATAACAACATCAATCCGACGGTTGTTTTTTTCATTATAAAATACCACAAAATTAGCATTGATAATTTTAAATTTTAGTGATTCTAAAATTTGAATTTCAAAAAATGTTTAATTCAAAATGTAGGTGTCATGAAGGAAAAATACTTTAATTACTTTTCGTTTTTACATTTAAATTTAAAAAGAAGAAAAATTATTTTTTTGTTTTTTTTCTTTTTGATTAGCACTGTTATTGGCAATACATTATTCGCTCAATCTC is from Flavobacterium sp. NG2 and encodes:
- a CDS encoding T9SS type A sorting domain-containing protein, which translates into the protein MKQKYFFIHILFLSCLISFGQVIGDYRSKVSTGNWNATSSWEIYIGAGIWDPAPTFYPGQNNGSYTVTILNLHTITIPNNLSTTTMGTVDIKGTLNLNPSSNPNTITLSTPFLNINGGILNFNSNKIRLNLPSNAVITLENGGNFAGSCTNNDEIYIGTKRYAACVGGGSNVYTFGEVAASGGNVNADITTPSVDYVNVSGCSIINLTGGYTGTETNVSYKWNVRYPDETTATIAFGTLADNTVSTSTSFTPSAVGEYLVSLEVTTTASATNIETVTFNVTDTTNPNLTAGANQSANISSGCSASVAVADAVFNDNCSGATIAYTLTGATTKTITSGQVGTYTFNKGTTTINYTVTDAVGNTTTGSKDIVISDTILPTLTAGANQSANISSGCSIAVAVTDAVFNDNCSGATIAYTLTGATTAASTSGQVGTYTFNKGTTTINYTVTDASGNMTTGSKDIVISDTILPTLTAGANQSANISSGCSIAVAVTDAVFNDNCSGATIAYTLTGATTAASTSGQVGTYTFNKGTTTINYTVTDASGNMTTGSKDIVISDTILPTLTAGANQSANISLGCSASVAVTDAVFNDNCSGATIAYTLTGATTLGSTSGQVGTFTFNKGTTTINYTVTDATGNTTTGSKDIVINDTIVPTLTAGSNQSANISLGCSASVAVTDAVFNDNCSGATIAYTLTGATTAASTSGQVGTFTFNKGTTTINYTVTDAAGNTTTGSKDIVINDTIAPTLTAGANQSANISSGCSASVAVTDAVFNDNCSGATIAYTLTGATTLGSTSGQVGTFTFNKGTTTINYTVTDAAGNMTTGSKDIVISDTIAPTLTAGANQSANISSGCSIAVAVTDAVFNDNCSGATIAYTLTGATTKTITTGQVGTFTFNKGTTTINYTVTDAAGNTTTGSKDIVISDTIAPTLTAGANQSANISSGCSIAVAVTDAVFNDNCSGATIAYTLTGATTKTITNGQVGTYTFNKGTTTINYTVTDATGNTTTGSKDIVINDTIAPTLTAGANQSANISSGCSIAVAVTDAVFNDNCSVATIAYTLTGATTAASTSGQVGTFTFNKGTTTINYTVTDAAGNTTTGSKDIVISDTIAPTLTAGANQSANISSGCSIAVAVTDAVFNDNCSGATISYTLTGATTAASTSGQVGTFTFNKGTTTINYTVTDAVGNTTTGSRDIVINDTIAPTLTAGANQSANISSGCSIAVAVTDAVFNDNCSGASIAYTLTGATTKTITNGQVGTYTFNKGTTTINYTVTDASGNMTTGSKDIVISDTILPTLTAGANQSANISSGCSTSVTVTDAVFNDNCSGATIAYTLTGATTAASTSGQVGTFTFNKGTTTINYTVTDAAGNTTTGSKDIVISDTILPTLTAGANQSANIISGCSASVAVTDAVFNDNCSGATIAYTLTGATTLGSTSGQVGTFTFNKGTTTINYTVTDATGNTTTGSKDIVINDTIVPTLTAGSNQSANISLGCSASVAVTDAVFNDNCSGATIAYTLTGATTAASTSGQVGTFTFNKGTTTINYTVTDAAGNTTTGSKDIVINDTIAPTLTAGTNQSANISSGCSASVAVTDAVFNDNCSGATIAYTLTGATTLGSTSGQVGTFTFNKGTTTINYTVTDAAGNMTTGSKDIVISDTIAPTLTAGANQSANISSGCSASVAVTDAVFNDNCSGATIAYTLTGATTAASTSGQVGTFTFNKGTTTINYTVTDAVGNTTTGSKDIVISDTILPTLTAGANQSANISSGCSIAVAVTDAVFNDNCSGASIAYTLTGATTKTITNGQVGTYIFNKGTTTINYTVTDASGNMTTGSKDIVISDTILPTLTAGANQSANIISGCSASVAVTDAVFNDNCSGASIAYNLTGATTKTITNGQVGTFTFNKGTTTINYTVTDAAGNTTTGSKDIVISDTILPTLTAGANQSANISSGCSIAVAVTDAVFNDNCSGASIAYTLTGATTKTITNGQVGTFTFNKGTTTINYTVTDAVGNTTTGSKDIVISDTILPTLTAGANQSANISSGCSASVAVTDAVFNDNCSGASIAYTLTGATTKTITNGQVGTYTFNKGTTTINYTVTDASGNMTTGSKDIVISDTILPTLTAGANQSANISSGCSTSVTVTDAVFNDNCSGATIAYTLTGATTAASTSGQVGTFTFNKGTTTINYTVTDAVGNITSGSKDIVISDTIAPSLTAGANQSVNTDTGVCTASVVVTNAIFNDNCPGATMTYTLTGATTKSVTGGQVGTYTFNKGVTTINYTVTDAVGNITTGAKTITVIDNELPSITSLPALSGNCSVTISSAPTSPDNCGTVTAITNDISLPHTYSTPGFYVIDWNFTDSSGNRKNISQTVTVTDNNAPVPNVTNLPNLNFTGCELTSSQLTYPTAYDTCNGTITGVPNIQFPFGVVGTTTVTWTYTDATGNVSTQTQNITLTSETINGGTLKGYLTVEGAASAKTQVDITSCSSGGNEIKMNLTGQVGTIIRWEKYTVGNPIWVAISNTTNNYTTIFYPATTESTYFRAVVKVGTCIQYSSSFYVRALPTDKPPVLDQTVYNICLNQSITLVARRGYTIQEDAIAGKGGDFDQGQLNTQDPKGWLVDGNPGGFTAGGNNTKPRNWSATNDHQFGDITYDSQNFKFAITSGNHNISSGPNKYTGANPAILETPIFSLAKMSAASLDFDQAYYFATGDLAYIYISTDGGVTYNILKTMHAVGSPQLLWFTDPNVTAAQKVGATATQYNFKNDNTSIPLTAYLGQTNLRIKWAFRGTNDKSVWAMDNISIPTTPVLDQIEWTDGIGNPSTPPITNGQLETSFNLTPEAPGKHQYGATVLVEGCRSYDPSGTALADVNVSYSYAGSNIVLGPDVCGSNTVQLNAYDNFKTANQNAAKGSYTIPTGCKTCNDPGTQSVGTWSISGTSTCGTGTFSNINDPDATFTGEVGNYVLAWTVGPCTSTVNVTISNCSTIDFDGTNDYVDFKKQNYDLNNNFSIEVWIKTAASSNNIQTIFSKRNANINGSGYDLRVQNDFVTFIWNGSGSITSPFKITSNRWYHIAVTYTNSEYRLYIDGLLMNTKTGSSLPLVNNYRTLLGAMDQDSNNPVNYFRGAIDELRIWNVALNEEQIHQMMNQEIKEQTTGNNVVYGEIIPLPIYGLTWSNLKGYYRMDQFGCGYLKPNFGVGADGKLKNITTSEPQTAPLPYYSVRNGDWTNTSAATPWAYGNTVWDYPNSTGINGQPIDWNIVRSLHNINSTAKDITLLGLRSESGQLTIANPSQTLNENNNGQGLSITHYLKLDGFIDLVGKSQLVQKRYNTIQVSESVFDEASSGYIERDQQGQKNSFNYNYWSSPVTIRGAANNSPYTLNGVLRDGTDSSNPKLINFGSGAFFADGPVTSPIKLTTRWIWSYNSKTLATNSELQNYFLWNNIKNTGALNTAEGFTMKGTGGSAPITAKQNYVFTGKPNSGTISRGLPLEQTYLIGNPYPSALDADEFIKDNLKDCVGCRGTANVFNGALYYWDHLANSNNHNLAEYEGGYSTYTLMGGVVAVVNGDLNTQSGLSGTRAPGRYIPVGQAFFVDAATEASIVGTTSTVQGGTLIFKNSQRKFYREGDSNSLFMKPSTTGKTTTESDSDTRSKIRLGFNPPNGKHRQILLGADKNTTNSADIGYDAPMFDLNSSDIYWKINNNPYVIQGVPSFDEDQIIPVGITMEKLGEATINIDALENIPTNLNIYLHDNESNTYHDIKANSYKVSLPKGAINNRFSIQFASTAQLGIDDFQNTNRLITIKHIQQTSKLIIENEANEITINKVNLFDINGKLLSSWKIEDNTQSNIELAIKDVSTGVYIVLVNTSKGKLSQQIIIN